In the Ostrinia nubilalis chromosome 15, ilOstNubi1.1, whole genome shotgun sequence genome, one interval contains:
- the LOC135078761 gene encoding putative nuclease HARBI1 → MNAINAIVHLANNADPARRRKLYRQRSNPFDLRDLNFKIKYRFNKDTVRTIIDLVEDDLVQSARGGGTCPELQVLVAIRCWGRREVQDDAGDLHGLSQPTVSRICARVAHAIANKANSFIKMPITIGEQERISAKFRAIKNFPGVIGAIDCTHIKIKKTGGDMAQYYINRKGYYSLNVQVVCDADLKIMDIVARWRGSTHDSRIFMESNIKQRFEDRQFRGRLIGDSGYPLLPYLFTPILRPSRPEEEAYNNAHISTRNTVERCFGVWKQRFQCLLHGLPVSLQNGKAVIIALAVLHNIAIDMNDTLLEQHMEQVPVTPQLSTENSVHDNRPSLLRRRSQLILQNFINQHF, encoded by the exons atgaatgctataaatgcaattgtgcatttagccaataatgccgacccagcgcgacgtagaaagctctaccgccaacgaagcaacccattcgatttgcgggacctaaattttaaaataaaatataggttcaataaggacacagtgcgcaccatcatagatttggtggaagatgatctggttcagagcgctagaggtggtggcacgtgtcctgaactgcaagttttagtggccataagatgttggggacgtcgtgag gtacaagatgatgctggtgacctccatggcctaagtcagccgacagtgagccggatatgcgccagagtcgcgcatgcaatcgcgaataaggcaaattccttcatcaaaatgcctatcactataggagagcaggaaagaattagtgccaaatttagagcaattaaaaattttcctggggtgataggagccatagattgcacccacattaaaattaaaaaaaccggaggtgacatggcccagtactatattaatagaaaaggctattattccctgaatgttcag gttgtctgtgatgctgacctcaaaataatggatatagtggctagatggcgaggcagtacacatgacagtcgaatttttatggagagcaatataaaacaacgatttgaggataggcagtttagaggacgccttattggcgattcgggctaccctcttctgccatatctatttacacctattttaaggcctagtcgtccagaagaagaagcatacaataatgctcacatctcaactaggaacactgttgaaaggtgttttggggtgtggaagcagcggttccaatgcctactccatggcttaccagtaagcctccaaaatggaaaagctgtgatcatagcattggctgtattacataatatagccattgatatgaatgacacattgttag aacaacatatggagcaggtccctgtaactccgcaactttcgacggagaacagtgttcacgacaaccgaccttcattgttgaggcgtaggtcgcagttgatactacaaaattttataaatcaacatttttga